A single window of Scyliorhinus canicula unplaced genomic scaffold, sScyCan1.1, whole genome shotgun sequence DNA harbors:
- the LOC119959613 gene encoding zinc finger protein 239-like: protein MEGKRTVHSGEKPYTCSVCGRGYSRSTGLSKHKRLSHGEKPWKCGDCGKGLRSPSDLETHRRSHTGEKPFTCSVCGKGFSQFCHLLTHQRIHTGERPFICSKCGKGFTQSSHLLTHQRVHTDERPFKCSDCGKCFKSTRELMYHQRLHTDEKPFRCSHCGTGFKQSSVLIIHQRIHTGERPFTCSVCGKGFTQSSDLLSHRWVHSGEKPFTCTVCGKGFTRSSILLKHQWLHSEERSALVLQVKE, encoded by the coding sequence atggaaggaaaacgcaccgttcacagtggggagaaaccatacacgtgttctgtgtgtgggcgaGGCTACAGCCGATCAACTGGCCTGTCAAAACACAAACGCTTGTCGCAcggggagaaaccgtggaaatgtggagactgtgggaagggattaagaTCCCCGTCTGACCTGGAAACTCATCGGcgcagtcacaccggggagaaacccttcacctgctccgtgtgtggaaaAGGATTCTCTCAGTTCtgccacctgctgacacaccagcgaattcacactggagagaggccattcatctgctccaagtgtggaaagggattcactcagtcatcccacctgctgacacaccagagagttcacactgatgaaagaccttttaaatgctcagactgtgggaagtgctttaaaagtACCAGGGAGCTGATGTACCATCAGCGtcttcacactgacgagaaaccgttccggtgctctcactgcgggactgggttcaaacAATCATCTGTCCTCAttatacatcagcgaattcacactggggagaggccgttcacctgctctgtgtgtgggaagggattcactcagtcatctgacCTACTGTCACACAGAtgggttcactctggggagaagccatttacctgcactgtgtgtgggaagggattcactcgttcATCCATCTTGCTGAAACACCAGTGgcttcacagtgaggagagatccGCTCTCGTGCTCCAAGTGAAGGAATGA